The following coding sequences lie in one Synechococcus sp. PCC 7336 genomic window:
- a CDS encoding ShlB/FhaC/HecB family hemolysin secretion/activation protein — MCSLPLLGIATPTVAQTDPSLEALPFLDPTPPETEPAPTQPLPPLEDLFPNLHRTPSPQSPYLQPSLEQNQFVVKEFRVEGSTIFSAEDLAKETEPFTNRPIGFNELLEVRTAISQLYISTGYLTSAAFIPPQTLAGGVVVVEVVEGTLDEIEVSGTNRLNPRYVRSRLQLAADPPLNVDRLLERLQLLRLDSRIDNLSAELSAGAQPGSSVLAVSVQEANTVAVDVRLDSGRSPSAGGLRREGRLREDNLFGQGDSFVLLFDNTDGSNVVQTSYTYPITPRGNTVSLAYARSWSEIIEEPFDVLEVEAVSDRIDLALTHPILRTPHQELSLRLEGTYRASQIEFLDGLPFPSRGADEDGRLELAVVRFSQDWLLRQPRQAIAARSQFNFGIDVQDALPDGSGVDGDFFVWRGQAQWARRLAPQSLVLLRGDVQLADRPLVGSEQFRLGGLDTVRGFRQDLRLTDNGALLSAEVRLPIFQDADGAGVIQAIPFVDLRAGWNNGELEAQFPNGLASAGLSLSWQWQDRLSARINYGVPLVDVDTPTDTLQDSGLSFAVRLTFF; from the coding sequence ATGTGCAGCCTGCCGCTGCTCGGTATTGCTACCCCTACTGTTGCCCAGACCGATCCTTCCTTAGAAGCTCTCCCCTTTCTCGATCCCACTCCCCCCGAGACCGAACCCGCACCGACCCAGCCGCTTCCCCCCCTCGAAGATCTCTTTCCCAACCTGCATCGAACCCCTTCTCCCCAATCGCCGTATCTACAGCCATCCCTCGAACAAAACCAGTTTGTGGTGAAGGAATTTCGGGTGGAGGGAAGCACTATCTTTAGTGCAGAAGACTTGGCAAAGGAGACTGAGCCGTTCACCAATCGCCCGATCGGCTTCAACGAACTTCTAGAAGTGCGCACCGCGATCTCCCAGCTCTACATTTCAACCGGATACCTAACCTCGGCAGCCTTTATCCCGCCCCAGACGCTTGCAGGTGGCGTGGTGGTGGTGGAGGTGGTTGAAGGCACCCTCGATGAGATTGAAGTATCGGGCACTAACCGTCTCAATCCCCGCTACGTTCGCAGTCGGCTGCAGTTGGCAGCAGATCCTCCCCTCAACGTCGATCGCCTACTCGAACGATTGCAACTACTACGCTTGGACAGTCGGATCGACAATCTCTCGGCAGAATTGTCTGCCGGTGCCCAACCGGGCTCCTCAGTGTTGGCGGTTAGCGTACAGGAAGCCAATACGGTCGCCGTTGACGTGCGGTTAGATAGCGGTCGTTCCCCCAGTGCGGGCGGTTTGCGGCGGGAAGGACGCCTGAGAGAAGATAATCTCTTCGGTCAGGGGGATAGCTTTGTGCTGCTCTTCGACAACACCGATGGCAGTAATGTCGTTCAAACCAGTTATACCTATCCCATTACTCCTCGCGGCAATACCGTCAGCTTGGCTTACGCCCGCAGTTGGAGCGAAATTATTGAAGAACCCTTCGACGTTCTCGAGGTTGAGGCAGTCTCCGATCGCATCGATCTGGCACTGACCCACCCCATCCTGCGCACCCCCCACCAAGAGCTGTCCTTACGTTTAGAGGGCACCTATCGAGCCAGCCAGATCGAGTTTCTAGATGGGTTGCCGTTTCCCAGTCGGGGTGCGGATGAAGACGGTCGCCTCGAGCTGGCAGTGGTGCGCTTCAGTCAGGATTGGTTGCTGCGCCAGCCCCGTCAAGCCATTGCTGCCCGATCGCAATTCAACTTTGGCATCGACGTGCAGGACGCACTTCCAGACGGCAGCGGCGTCGATGGGGACTTTTTTGTCTGGCGCGGACAGGCCCAATGGGCCAGACGGCTCGCCCCCCAATCGCTGGTTTTGCTGCGGGGGGACGTGCAGCTCGCCGATCGCCCCCTCGTGGGCTCCGAGCAATTTCGCTTGGGGGGTCTGGATACCGTGCGGGGATTCCGTCAGGATTTGCGCTTGACCGATAATGGGGCATTGCTGTCTGCTGAAGTGCGCCTGCCCATCTTTCAGGATGCCGATGGAGCGGGGGTTATCCAAGCAATCCCGTTTGTAGATCTGAGGGCGGGTTGGAATAATGGCGAGCTGGAGGCCCAATTTCCCAATGGCTTGGCTTCTGCCGGGTTGAGCCTCTCGTGGCAGTGGCAAGATCGTCTGTCAGCACGCATTAACTATGGGGTTCCCCTTGTGGATGTGGATACGCCAACTGATACGTTGCAAGATAGCGGCCTGTCATTTGCAGTGAGGCTCACCTTTTTCTGA
- a CDS encoding CHAT domain-containing protein has product MANVGKRMRRRYFGELLGLLLAAGLSWLLGSSHSWAEPTSPSGSHWLAEAAQQLELEGQRQFAEGREEAALASLAEAIASYRSNGDRIGEAIASSNLASVYAELGRWQEANRAINASLDLLEGDRAPTSADRAVGEQQVLAQVLDTNGRLLFRQGRLEPAFDSWERAAVLFEHLRDESGTIRARINEAQALQSLGLYRRATAILERVVESLEERPDSVMVAVGLRSLGDALETAGDLDLARKALNDSLKVAERLQDAEAIAAAQLSLGNAARASREFDRALALYREAASGSPNSRTQLQALLNQLSLLVETEQWPLALQTWPEIGDRLDAMPVSRTAIYDRINLARSLEQLHRHQVDGAPDLAAIAAMTALARQQAREIDDPRAESHALGQLGEWYERTQQWPQATAATQTALELAQAHRDADIAYRWQWQLGRIQVENGQLAQAVRSYRAALGTLQELRGDLAAINPEIQHAFRDRIEPIHREFVQLLLREEAEDLGIDDPLEVARQTIESLQVAELDNFFRAACVDTEPIEIDTIDEHSAIIYPIVLPRELAIVLRLPGQPLQLFHSRANSAQIDRLVDLARLAYGQRNSPRHMPLSQLMYDWIVRPIEGALSESEVDTLVFVPDGVLRNLPMGAMHDGERYLLERYAIALSPGLQLLPPEAPDSTQVNVLIAGLSQPTQGFSGLPHVTSEVDSIALQIPASRLQDEDFTANQFKKSAGTESYPIVHIATHGQFSSQLDRTFLLTWDDKIDINQLRSLIFASDFTRSRPIDLLVLSACQTATGDRRAALGLAGIATRAGARSTLATFWQVNDESTATIMEGFYRNLKTGEMTKAEALRQAQISFLAEADRRHQHPFFWAAFSLIGNWL; this is encoded by the coding sequence ATGGCAAATGTCGGGAAGAGAATGCGGCGACGGTACTTTGGGGAATTGCTCGGTCTGTTGTTGGCTGCTGGGCTGAGTTGGCTGCTGGGCAGCAGCCACAGTTGGGCGGAGCCAACGTCGCCCTCTGGCAGCCACTGGCTGGCAGAGGCGGCGCAACAGCTCGAACTGGAGGGCCAAAGGCAGTTTGCCGAGGGACGAGAGGAAGCCGCCCTCGCCAGTTTGGCAGAGGCGATCGCCTCCTACCGGAGCAACGGCGATCGCATTGGAGAGGCGATCGCCAGCAGCAATTTAGCCTCTGTTTACGCCGAATTGGGCCGCTGGCAAGAGGCCAATCGCGCCATCAATGCCAGTCTGGATCTATTGGAGGGCGATCGCGCTCCGACCTCAGCGGACAGGGCGGTTGGGGAGCAGCAGGTGTTGGCTCAGGTGCTCGACACCAATGGCCGCCTGCTATTTCGTCAAGGTCGCCTAGAACCAGCCTTCGACAGTTGGGAGCGGGCGGCGGTACTGTTCGAGCACCTGCGGGACGAATCGGGAACCATTCGCGCCCGCATCAACGAGGCCCAAGCTCTACAGAGTCTGGGACTGTATCGGCGGGCCACCGCTATTCTCGAACGGGTGGTCGAGTCTTTGGAGGAGCGTCCTGACTCGGTGATGGTGGCGGTGGGCCTGCGCAGTTTGGGGGATGCCCTCGAAACTGCAGGGGATCTCGATTTGGCTCGCAAAGCCTTGAATGACAGTTTGAAGGTGGCCGAACGGCTGCAGGATGCCGAGGCGATCGCCGCCGCTCAGCTGAGTTTGGGCAATGCTGCCCGCGCTAGCAGAGAGTTCGATCGCGCCCTCGCCCTCTATCGCGAGGCGGCCAGCGGCAGCCCAAATAGCCGCACGCAACTTCAGGCCCTGCTCAATCAACTCAGCCTCTTGGTGGAGACGGAGCAGTGGCCGCTGGCTCTGCAAACATGGCCCGAGATCGGCGATCGCCTCGATGCCATGCCGGTTTCTCGAACGGCGATCTACGATCGCATCAATCTCGCCCGCAGCCTAGAACAATTACACCGCCATCAGGTGGACGGAGCACCCGACTTAGCGGCGATCGCGGCGATGACGGCCTTAGCCCGCCAACAAGCCCGAGAGATTGACGATCCGCGAGCCGAGTCCCACGCCTTGGGGCAGTTGGGGGAATGGTACGAACGCACGCAGCAATGGCCCCAAGCCACTGCTGCCACCCAAACGGCGCTAGAGCTGGCCCAAGCCCACCGCGACGCCGACATTGCTTACCGCTGGCAGTGGCAACTGGGCCGCATTCAAGTCGAAAACGGTCAACTGGCCCAGGCCGTGCGGTCTTATCGAGCGGCCCTCGGCACTTTACAAGAGCTGCGCGGAGATTTGGCAGCCATCAACCCTGAAATTCAACACGCCTTCCGCGATCGGATTGAGCCCATCCACCGCGAATTTGTCCAGTTGCTGCTTCGGGAAGAGGCTGAGGACTTAGGTATCGACGACCCTCTGGAGGTGGCCCGCCAAACGATTGAGTCATTACAGGTGGCCGAGCTGGATAACTTCTTTCGAGCGGCCTGCGTCGATACAGAGCCGATTGAGATCGACACGATTGACGAGCACTCGGCCATCATCTACCCGATCGTGTTGCCCCGAGAACTGGCGATCGTCCTGCGGTTGCCGGGACAACCCTTACAACTGTTTCACTCCCGAGCCAATAGCGCTCAGATCGATCGCCTCGTGGACTTGGCTCGCTTGGCTTACGGCCAGCGCAACAGCCCCCGCCACATGCCCCTCTCGCAACTGATGTACGACTGGATCGTGCGACCGATTGAAGGGGCGCTTTCCGAGAGTGAAGTGGATACTCTCGTTTTCGTGCCCGATGGCGTACTGCGGAATTTGCCGATGGGAGCCATGCACGATGGCGAACGCTATTTACTCGAACGCTATGCGATCGCCCTCAGCCCCGGCTTGCAGTTATTGCCCCCCGAAGCTCCCGACTCTACCCAAGTGAATGTCTTAATTGCCGGATTATCCCAACCGACGCAGGGATTTTCGGGCTTGCCCCACGTGACCTCCGAGGTGGACTCCATTGCCCTCCAAATCCCGGCCAGCCGGTTGCAAGATGAGGATTTCACCGCCAACCAATTTAAAAAATCTGCAGGCACGGAGTCCTACCCGATCGTCCATATTGCCACCCACGGCCAATTCAGCTCCCAGCTCGATCGCACCTTCTTGCTCACGTGGGACGACAAAATCGATATCAACCAACTGCGCAGCCTGATTTTTGCCAGTGACTTCACCCGCAGCCGCCCGATCGATCTGTTGGTGTTGAGTGCCTGTCAAACCGCCACTGGCGATCGGCGCGCGGCCCTGGGCCTAGCGGGAATTGCCACCCGCGCTGGAGCTCGCAGCACCCTGGCCACCTTCTGGCAGGTCAACGACGAATCCACCGCCACCATCATGGAAGGCTTCTATCGCAATCTCAAAACTGGCGAGATGACGAAGGCCGAAGCGCTGCGCCAAGCCCAGATTTCCTTCCTGGCCGAGGCAGATCGGCGGCACCAACACCCGTTTTTTTGGGCTGCCTTCAGTTTGATTGGCAATTGGCTGTAG
- a CDS encoding DUF6737 family protein translates to MTSANDTTSSKHRASVWNYKPWWCQPWSIVLTGVAIVAGSGLLFHRLWVTGLVALPVAAWWVLFLGLYPKAIAEAGVLSDYPQTAAADADASDN, encoded by the coding sequence ATGACCTCTGCAAATGACACGACCTCTTCAAAACATCGAGCTAGCGTTTGGAACTACAAACCCTGGTGGTGTCAGCCTTGGAGTATTGTGCTGACCGGGGTGGCGATCGTGGCAGGCAGTGGGTTACTGTTCCACCGCCTTTGGGTTACAGGGCTGGTGGCGCTGCCTGTGGCGGCTTGGTGGGTGCTGTTTTTGGGGCTGTATCCCAAGGCGATCGCCGAGGCCGGTGTTTTGTCAGACTACCCGCAGACTGCTGCTGCAGATGCCGACGCCTCTGACAATTAG
- a CDS encoding MBL fold metallo-hydrolase, whose translation MRLTWYGSNSWLLEVAGQRIAIDPWLVGPLEFGGISWFFRAIRAADSLPLPQNLDLILLSQGLPDHAHPPTLKQFDRAIPVVGSPKAAKLARELGYSDVTALDIGEQFTLADRIDILATEGALTGIKPENGYLLALKDSGTKLYYEPHGFHADSLQQHAPVDVAIGPVANIEIPVVGAFIRGKDSSLELVKMLRPQYFLQSTHGNDGIEFSGLLTSVLSLKGSLAELQDRIRELGISTQAIAPKVGEPFELNLASPAL comes from the coding sequence ATGCGATTGACTTGGTACGGTTCAAACTCTTGGCTACTGGAAGTGGCGGGCCAGCGGATTGCGATCGATCCGTGGTTGGTGGGGCCATTGGAATTTGGGGGCATCTCTTGGTTCTTTCGCGCCATCCGCGCAGCAGACTCGCTGCCGCTGCCGCAGAACCTCGATTTGATTTTGCTCTCGCAGGGATTGCCCGACCACGCCCATCCCCCCACGCTGAAGCAATTCGATCGCGCCATCCCTGTCGTCGGCTCTCCCAAAGCGGCCAAGCTGGCGCGGGAATTGGGATATAGCGATGTGACTGCCCTCGACATTGGCGAGCAGTTTACCCTGGCCGATCGGATCGATATCTTGGCCACGGAAGGAGCGCTAACCGGCATCAAACCGGAGAATGGCTATCTGCTCGCCCTCAAAGACAGCGGGACTAAGCTGTACTACGAGCCCCACGGCTTTCATGCCGACAGCTTGCAGCAACATGCCCCCGTCGATGTCGCGATCGGTCCGGTGGCAAACATTGAAATTCCAGTGGTGGGAGCCTTTATTCGAGGGAAAGACAGCTCTCTAGAGTTAGTGAAAATGTTGCGGCCGCAATACTTCCTACAAAGCACCCACGGCAATGATGGCATCGAGTTTAGCGGGCTTTTAACTTCTGTTCTGAGTTTGAAGGGCAGTTTGGCGGAACTGCAGGATCGAATTCGAGAGTTGGGGATATCCACCCAGGCGATCGCCCCCAAGGTTGGCGAGCCGTTCGAGCTGAATTTGGCCAGTCCTGCGCTCTGA
- a CDS encoding ATP-dependent Clp protease ATP-binding subunit: MFERFSSSAIATIVAAQEEARRQGQAFVGTEQLLLGVLVTGSTKASAALEAAGITLADARRHIETMLGSGSSFAPAEIPITPKAKQALEEALRQSRQLGQNQVNAEHLLLGLLAAEDSVAVNTIISLGGNPEQLRSQMLQSLEDLTAVPAGTIEWRGDSRSPSNNSQGALAEYGTDLTELAAAGQLDPTIGRDTELDRVMQILGRRTKNNPVLVGEPGVGKTAIAEGLAQRIANLDVPEALLEKRVISLDLGLLLAGTRFRGEFEERLHQVIDEVRSAGNVILVIDEVHTLVGAGGLDGGLDASNMLKPALARGELQCIGATTLNEYRQHIEADAALERRFQMVLVGEPTLEQALAILQGVRDRYERHHKLTVSDEASIAAVRLSHRYIQDRQLPDKAIDLIDEAGSRVRLRHALASTDKALRDELRQVQRDKEAAISAQEFDTAAKLRERELALLAQLNGERNASLQPVVEAEDIADVVSAWTNIPVNQLTEAESIRLLDLEGVLHERIVGQADAVKAIAKAMRRSRAGLGSPDRPIASFLFAGPTGVGKTELAKALADAVFGSEEAMVRLDMSEYMERHTVSKLIGSPPGFVGYEEGGQLTEAVRRRPYTVILLDEVEKAHPDAFNLLLQVLEDGRLTDAKGRTVSFKNTLVIATSNLGARSIESGGGGFGFEFDEDAGEAAYRRIRDRVTEEMKQVFRPEFLNRLDDIVIFRQLERAEVRQIADLMLRQVQERLRDRRIALEVTAAFAEKLATEGYDPSYGARPLRRAISRLVEDRLAEAILSGQIGAGDTAVLDVDEGGQVVASAKQVPALVGVA, encoded by the coding sequence ATGTTTGAACGATTTTCCAGTAGTGCGATCGCCACGATCGTCGCCGCCCAAGAAGAAGCTCGCCGTCAGGGTCAAGCCTTTGTGGGTACCGAACAACTCCTGTTGGGAGTTCTAGTGACTGGCTCCACCAAAGCATCTGCCGCCCTAGAAGCTGCCGGCATTACCTTAGCCGATGCCCGCAGGCATATTGAAACAATGTTAGGCAGCGGCTCCTCCTTTGCCCCCGCCGAGATCCCCATTACCCCCAAAGCCAAGCAGGCTTTAGAAGAAGCCCTGCGCCAATCTCGCCAATTGGGGCAAAACCAAGTCAATGCCGAGCACCTGCTACTGGGGTTGCTCGCGGCTGAAGATAGCGTCGCCGTCAACACGATTATCAGCTTGGGGGGAAATCCCGAACAGTTACGCAGCCAGATGCTGCAGAGTTTGGAGGATCTGACCGCTGTCCCGGCTGGCACGATCGAATGGCGGGGGGACAGCCGTTCTCCTTCTAACAATTCGCAAGGGGCTCTGGCCGAGTACGGCACCGATCTGACAGAACTGGCGGCAGCCGGTCAATTGGACCCGACGATTGGCCGCGATACCGAGCTCGATCGCGTCATGCAGATCTTGGGTCGCCGCACCAAAAACAATCCGGTTTTAGTCGGGGAACCGGGCGTGGGCAAAACCGCGATCGCCGAAGGTTTAGCTCAGCGTATTGCCAACCTGGACGTGCCCGAAGCGCTATTGGAAAAGCGCGTCATCAGCCTCGATTTGGGCTTGCTGCTGGCCGGAACTCGCTTCCGGGGCGAGTTTGAAGAGCGCTTGCATCAGGTCATAGATGAAGTGCGTTCGGCTGGCAACGTCATTCTCGTCATCGACGAAGTCCATACCCTCGTGGGAGCGGGGGGTTTGGATGGCGGTTTGGATGCCTCCAATATGCTCAAGCCCGCCCTCGCTCGCGGCGAACTGCAGTGCATCGGAGCCACCACGCTGAATGAGTATCGCCAGCACATCGAAGCGGATGCGGCGTTAGAGCGGCGCTTCCAGATGGTGTTGGTGGGGGAACCCACTTTAGAGCAGGCGTTAGCCATTTTGCAGGGGGTACGCGATCGCTACGAGCGCCACCACAAACTGACCGTTTCTGACGAAGCCTCGATCGCTGCCGTCCGCCTTTCCCATCGCTACATTCAAGATCGACAACTGCCGGATAAGGCGATCGACCTGATTGACGAGGCCGGATCTCGCGTGCGCCTGCGCCATGCTCTCGCCAGTACCGACAAGGCCCTGCGGGACGAACTGCGTCAAGTGCAGCGGGATAAAGAGGCCGCCATTTCTGCTCAAGAATTCGATACGGCGGCCAAGCTGCGCGAGCGCGAGCTGGCCTTGCTGGCCCAACTCAATGGCGAGAGAAACGCCAGCCTCCAGCCAGTGGTCGAGGCCGAAGATATCGCCGATGTAGTGTCCGCCTGGACGAACATCCCCGTCAATCAGTTGACCGAAGCGGAATCAATTCGCTTGCTGGATTTAGAAGGGGTGCTGCACGAGCGCATCGTCGGTCAAGCTGATGCAGTGAAAGCGATCGCGAAAGCAATGCGGCGATCGCGAGCCGGTTTAGGCAGTCCCGACCGCCCGATCGCCAGTTTCCTCTTCGCCGGACCCACGGGGGTGGGTAAGACCGAATTAGCCAAGGCTTTAGCTGATGCGGTATTTGGCTCGGAGGAGGCTATGGTGCGGTTGGATATGTCCGAATATATGGAGCGCCACACCGTTTCCAAGCTGATTGGTTCCCCTCCCGGCTTTGTGGGCTACGAAGAGGGCGGACAGCTAACTGAGGCCGTGCGCCGTCGCCCCTATACCGTGATTCTGTTAGACGAGGTAGAAAAAGCGCATCCCGACGCCTTCAACCTGCTGTTGCAAGTGCTGGAAGACGGTCGCCTCACGGATGCCAAAGGGCGGACGGTCAGCTTTAAAAACACTCTAGTCATTGCCACCTCCAATCTGGGGGCTCGCTCCATCGAGTCGGGCGGCGGCGGCTTTGGTTTCGAGTTCGACGAGGATGCGGGCGAGGCGGCCTATCGACGAATTCGCGATCGCGTCACAGAGGAGATGAAACAGGTTTTCCGACCGGAATTTCTCAACCGCTTGGACGATATTGTTATCTTCCGCCAGCTCGAACGGGCAGAGGTGCGGCAAATCGCCGATCTGATGCTGCGGCAAGTGCAGGAGCGCTTGCGCGATCGCCGGATCGCACTGGAGGTCACTGCCGCTTTTGCAGAGAAGCTCGCCACCGAGGGCTACGACCCCAGCTACGGTGCCCGTCCGCTCCGTCGAGCCATTTCGCGCCTGGTGGAAGATCGACTGGCCGAAGCGATTCTGTCCGGTCAGATTGGAGCGGGGGACACTGCCGTTCTGGATGTGGATGAGGGCGGGCAGGTTGTGGCTAGTGCCAAGCAAGTTCCTGCATTAGTGGGCGTGGCTTGA
- a CDS encoding LodA/GoxA family CTQ-dependent oxidase, translating into MSVDSTIVRAAIYPSIGIARVGNSKNEYFIGPEISWPDRQPIGFYKDTTGALKRQAARFRIYGLNADDRVVRELTADEANITWTVHVANKKSAWYEFEEALDLPTTAPANRRNANFTEEKREQLAIDPGPISISGKQKSGIEYRFDNGTFLGEEVYLGELQTDEVGRLIFLGGHGLSKTPFPNNPPTTFANNNGWHDDTSDGPVTAEVLYNNQSLPVDPAWVVTAPPNYAPDIISVITMWDVMEDTFQTAFFLPKAKPSFMQDIYPLLQQFSMCQWVNFGFYVGFGYNQAYDFENKDYIAKLANPDPVYREYRRQIFNYFRPPNPKTIDSEAWPWMYGDRVSIPADNPDAFLSVTPTLYRYLQLWLQGDYINDWEPDFVPPNSIDEIVEPARQAEAIDKASLWFCLGGPFHPGCELTWPMRNTSLYSSPFRIRHRSPNDPEPDYGNTLTHAAVMSSDGPLYAQSAGDLTRWMAVPWQTDTASCRAGYDKKYDPWLPTFWPARVPNHVLTQKCYNTVMDRNASREKRLEAFNHRASWYRLLGEGYLKQVANAIDLFGDLGVVERRDGIPKDPDFPAVMYVESEPGAPGGDAAEEKAQGLKTDKSAVDDIPDNCGIYVGPVEKVTRKK; encoded by the coding sequence ATGTCTGTTGATTCAACCATCGTTCGTGCGGCTATTTATCCATCGATTGGGATTGCTCGGGTGGGTAACAGTAAAAATGAATATTTTATTGGTCCAGAAATTTCTTGGCCCGATCGTCAACCTATCGGGTTTTACAAAGATACAACGGGTGCATTAAAGCGACAGGCAGCCCGCTTTCGAATTTATGGACTAAATGCCGACGATCGGGTTGTGCGGGAATTGACTGCTGATGAGGCCAACATCACTTGGACCGTTCATGTCGCCAATAAAAAATCTGCTTGGTATGAATTTGAAGAAGCGCTAGATTTACCCACCACAGCACCAGCCAATCGACGCAACGCCAATTTTACCGAGGAGAAAAGAGAGCAGCTAGCGATCGATCCCGGTCCCATTTCAATTTCTGGCAAGCAAAAATCGGGTATTGAGTATCGCTTTGATAACGGTACGTTCTTAGGAGAAGAAGTTTATCTGGGAGAACTACAAACGGATGAAGTAGGCCGCCTCATTTTCTTAGGGGGGCATGGACTTTCTAAAACACCCTTTCCAAACAATCCGCCCACGACCTTTGCCAATAACAATGGCTGGCATGACGACACATCTGACGGCCCCGTAACAGCAGAAGTCTTGTATAACAATCAATCACTGCCCGTCGATCCAGCCTGGGTTGTCACTGCTCCCCCCAACTATGCCCCGGACATCATCTCAGTCATCACAATGTGGGATGTCATGGAGGATACGTTCCAGACCGCATTTTTCCTCCCCAAAGCTAAGCCATCCTTTATGCAGGATATTTACCCATTGCTGCAGCAGTTCAGCATGTGTCAGTGGGTGAACTTTGGCTTTTATGTGGGATTTGGCTACAACCAAGCCTATGACTTCGAAAATAAAGATTACATTGCTAAGCTGGCCAATCCAGATCCGGTCTATCGAGAATATCGCCGTCAAATTTTCAACTATTTCCGTCCCCCCAATCCCAAAACGATCGACTCCGAAGCTTGGCCCTGGATGTATGGAGACCGCGTCTCAATCCCGGCTGATAACCCCGATGCATTTCTGTCGGTCACGCCAACGCTCTACCGGTACCTACAGCTTTGGCTGCAGGGGGACTATATCAATGATTGGGAGCCCGATTTTGTTCCCCCCAACTCGATTGACGAGATTGTCGAGCCCGCTCGACAAGCGGAGGCAATCGACAAAGCTTCGCTGTGGTTCTGCTTGGGCGGCCCCTTCCACCCTGGCTGCGAACTGACCTGGCCAATGCGCAACACCTCACTCTATTCCAGCCCCTTCCGCATTCGCCATCGATCGCCCAACGATCCCGAACCCGACTACGGCAACACCCTCACGCACGCAGCAGTCATGAGTTCCGACGGACCGCTCTACGCCCAATCTGCAGGGGATTTGACCCGCTGGATGGCAGTACCCTGGCAAACCGATACCGCCAGTTGTCGGGCGGGATACGACAAGAAGTACGATCCCTGGTTGCCCACGTTCTGGCCTGCCCGCGTGCCCAATCATGTCTTGACCCAGAAGTGCTACAACACTGTGATGGATCGAAATGCCTCGCGTGAGAAGCGGCTGGAGGCGTTCAATCACCGTGCCTCTTGGTACCGCCTCTTGGGTGAAGGCTATCTCAAGCAGGTGGCCAATGCGATCGATCTGTTCGGCGATCTGGGGGTGGTAGAACGTCGCGATGGCATTCCCAAAGATCCCGATTTTCCTGCAGTTATGTATGTTGAATCGGAACCCGGCGCACCCGGTGGCGACGCTGCAGAGGAGAAAGCCCAGGGTCTGAAAACCGACAAGAGCGCGGTGGATGATATTCCTGACAATTGCGGCATTTACGTCGGTCCAGTCGAGAAGGTAACCCGTAAAAAGTAG
- a CDS encoding tryptophan 7-halogenase, with product MNVEVAIIGGGPAGAAAAQILASAGCKTLLVDAASPKRFKIGESLLPAAQRLLEDLGAGDRFLADKHLPCYGYASAWGSAEIYSTDFIRSPHGYGWHLDRARFDASLREAAADAGAVCQFQMALSQCNRVNGSWKLRLTGSGTGDTITAEWVFDCTGRSRKVARSLGVEAQDGDRLRAFYAQFQPMQGRPDRDALSSIESVPEGWWYTAKLPGDRRIVAFFTDADSDCASAARTEAGFLQLCDRTIHLKQKLAEFEYAIATKPQGTEAGSSRLQCFHGEGWMAVGDAAMSFDPLSSQGIYTAMYGGVKAARAWLAWQGGDRAALDHYDAALSEVYRQYLRHRLHYYQMEQRWQASAFWARKMAATGSVANTVL from the coding sequence ATGAACGTTGAAGTCGCCATCATCGGTGGAGGACCGGCAGGGGCAGCGGCGGCACAGATTCTGGCATCTGCTGGCTGCAAAACGCTGCTAGTGGATGCTGCGAGTCCCAAACGCTTCAAAATTGGCGAAAGTTTGCTGCCTGCGGCACAGCGGCTGCTGGAGGATTTGGGGGCGGGCGATCGCTTCTTAGCGGACAAGCATTTGCCCTGCTATGGCTATGCCTCGGCTTGGGGGTCGGCGGAGATCTACAGTACGGACTTTATCCGCTCGCCCCACGGTTATGGCTGGCATTTGGATCGCGCTCGCTTCGATGCGTCCTTGCGAGAGGCAGCAGCTGATGCTGGTGCAGTCTGCCAGTTTCAGATGGCTTTATCTCAATGCAATCGCGTCAACGGAAGCTGGAAATTGCGCTTGACGGGTTCGGGAACAGGCGACACCATTACAGCGGAGTGGGTGTTTGACTGTACGGGCCGCAGCCGCAAAGTCGCACGCAGTTTGGGGGTCGAGGCACAGGATGGCGATCGCCTACGGGCGTTCTACGCACAGTTCCAGCCGATGCAGGGGAGGCCAGATCGGGATGCGTTGAGTTCGATCGAGTCGGTACCGGAAGGATGGTGGTACACCGCAAAGCTACCGGGCGATCGCCGCATCGTGGCGTTCTTTACGGACGCAGATTCGGATTGTGCGAGTGCAGCACGAACTGAGGCGGGGTTTCTGCAACTGTGCGATCGCACCATCCATCTCAAGCAGAAGTTGGCGGAGTTCGAATATGCGATCGCCACTAAGCCCCAAGGCACAGAGGCTGGCAGTTCTCGGCTGCAGTGCTTCCACGGCGAAGGCTGGATGGCGGTAGGAGATGCGGCCATGTCGTTCGATCCGCTGTCGTCACAGGGGATTTATACGGCTATGTATGGTGGAGTGAAAGCGGCGAGAGCATGGTTGGCTTGGCAAGGGGGCGATCGCGCTGCCTTAGACCATTACGATGCCGCGCTTTCAGAAGTTTATCGACAGTACCTTCGCCATCGCTTGCACTACTACCAAATGGAACAACGTTGGCAAGCTAGCGCGTTTTGGGCTCGGAAGATGGCGGCAACGGGTTCTGTTGCCAATACGGTGTTGTAA